From Cognatishimia activa, one genomic window encodes:
- a CDS encoding PQQ-dependent sugar dehydrogenase — MRVLLIGLFFMASTIGATAQTLQSSLGDLTLTRIASGFKTPWAIGFLPENQFLVTERRGRLYLVDPNGSKYRISGLPNVEAEGQGGLLDVLVPGDFAITQNIFMTFAKKQPRGSGTAVARARLDVNKRALTEVETIFEIAEGSSGGRHFGSRIAEGPDGSLYVTIGDRGDRPSAQNLATHNGSVLRIAKSGEAVDGNPFTGGTSAQAEIWSYGHRNPQGMAFDQSGRLWAVEHGARGGDEVNLVRRGKNYGWPVIAYGRHYSGGKIGEGTRKAGMEQPEHFWDPSIAPSGLMVYEDDLFDEWQGDIFIGSLKFDYISRLSGANLTEVEALKSAETKRVRDVRQAPDGTIWFISEDRGAIFQISR, encoded by the coding sequence ATGCGCGTTTTGTTGATTGGTTTGTTTTTTATGGCTTCAACGATTGGGGCTACGGCGCAGACTTTGCAGAGCTCTCTTGGGGATCTGACCCTGACCCGCATTGCATCAGGATTCAAAACACCCTGGGCGATCGGATTTTTGCCAGAGAACCAATTTCTGGTCACGGAACGTCGTGGGCGCCTCTATCTCGTTGATCCAAACGGCAGCAAATACCGTATTTCAGGTCTGCCGAATGTTGAGGCCGAGGGGCAGGGAGGATTGTTGGATGTTCTGGTGCCAGGAGACTTTGCCATCACTCAAAACATATTCATGACATTTGCTAAGAAACAGCCAAGAGGCAGTGGCACAGCAGTCGCGCGTGCGCGTCTGGATGTGAACAAGCGCGCGCTCACTGAAGTGGAAACGATTTTTGAAATCGCAGAGGGGTCGAGCGGCGGGCGTCACTTCGGCAGCCGAATAGCCGAAGGGCCGGACGGATCTCTGTATGTCACCATCGGAGACAGAGGGGATCGCCCCTCCGCGCAGAACCTGGCAACCCACAATGGCAGTGTCCTGAGAATTGCCAAATCTGGCGAAGCCGTGGATGGTAACCCTTTCACGGGCGGCACCTCTGCTCAGGCAGAAATTTGGAGCTACGGCCACCGCAATCCACAGGGAATGGCTTTTGATCAATCAGGTCGGCTTTGGGCTGTGGAACACGGGGCGCGTGGCGGGGATGAGGTGAACCTTGTCCGCAGGGGTAAGAACTACGGTTGGCCCGTCATCGCTTATGGACGCCACTATTCTGGTGGCAAGATCGGCGAAGGCACCAGAAAAGCGGGCATGGAACAACCGGAACACTTCTGGGATCCTTCGATCGCGCCTTCGGGCCTGATGGTCTATGAAGATGATCTCTTTGATGAGTGGCAAGGTGACATCTTCATTGGAAGTTTGAAATTTGATTATATTTCAAGACTATCCGGGGCAAACCTCACGGAAGTTGAGGCCTTGAAGTCAGCTGAAACCAAACGTGTGCGCGACGTTCGGCAAGCGCCTGACGGGACGATTTGGTTTATCTCGGAAGATCGCGGGGCAATCTTTCAAATCTCCCGCTAA
- a CDS encoding TfoX/Sxy family protein, with the protein MGTPISTIKNLGPAYEEACARAGIHSAEELREIGADDAYGRILKTGQRPHFIGYYVLVMALQGRPWNDCKGKEKAELRKRFDALKAMTFDKGRSDLETILNQIGVIERPSG; encoded by the coding sequence ATGGGAACGCCGATTTCAACCATCAAAAACCTTGGCCCGGCCTATGAAGAGGCCTGCGCCCGCGCTGGAATACATTCGGCCGAAGAATTGCGAGAGATCGGTGCAGATGATGCCTATGGGCGCATCCTGAAAACCGGCCAACGCCCTCACTTTATTGGATATTACGTTCTGGTCATGGCCCTGCAAGGTCGCCCCTGGAACGATTGCAAAGGCAAGGAAAAGGCCGAGCTTCGCAAACGCTTTGATGCGTTGAAAGCTATGACCTTTGATAAGGGGCGCTCTGATCTGGAAACCATATTGAACCAGATCGGTGTGATTGAACGCCCCTCAGGCTAA
- the rpiB gene encoding ribose 5-phosphate isomerase B has translation MTTAKRIVLSSDHADIELRKTIAKHVADLGYEAIDIGPMTSESTHYPLHGQAAAQKIADGEADLGIILCGTGQGIMMAANKVPGIRCGVCSDTFSAKMIRAHNNAQMLSLGARVIGESLALEIVDAFLSTEFEGGRHATRVDMIEQ, from the coding sequence ATGACCACTGCAAAACGCATCGTATTGTCGAGCGATCACGCTGATATCGAACTGCGCAAAACCATTGCCAAACATGTGGCTGATCTTGGCTATGAAGCCATCGACATTGGCCCGATGACCTCTGAGAGCACGCACTACCCGCTGCATGGCCAAGCTGCGGCTCAGAAGATTGCCGATGGCGAAGCTGATCTGGGTATCATTCTATGTGGCACCGGGCAGGGCATCATGATGGCTGCCAATAAAGTGCCGGGTATCCGTTGCGGCGTCTGCAGCGATACCTTCTCTGCAAAGATGATCCGCGCGCATAACAACGCGCAGATGCTGTCTCTTGGTGCACGGGTTATCGGCGAAAGCCTGGCTCTTGAGATCGTGGATGCATTCCTAAGCACTGAATTCGAAGGCGGCCGCCACGCAACGCGCGTCGATATGATCGAACAGTAA
- the ndk gene encoding nucleoside-diphosphate kinase, whose translation MALERTFSIIKPDATRRNLTGAINAKFEEAGLRVVAQKRIHLTKAQAGEFYKVHAERPFYDELCEFMASAPIVAQVLEGEGAIAKNREVMGATNPADAAPGTIRAEFAESVGENSVHGSDAPETAAVEIAYFFSGLELVG comes from the coding sequence ATGGCTCTGGAACGTACATTCTCCATCATCAAACCTGATGCAACTCGTCGTAACCTGACTGGCGCAATCAACGCCAAATTCGAAGAAGCAGGCCTGCGTGTTGTTGCTCAGAAGCGCATCCACCTGACCAAAGCCCAAGCAGGTGAGTTCTACAAAGTACATGCAGAGCGTCCTTTCTACGACGAACTGTGCGAATTCATGGCGTCCGCGCCAATCGTTGCACAGGTTCTGGAAGGTGAAGGCGCAATTGCGAAAAACCGCGAAGTTATGGGCGCAACCAACCCAGCAGACGCAGCACCTGGCACCATCCGTGCAGAGTTCGCTGAGTCCGTAGGTGAGAACTCCGTACACGGTTCCGACGCGCCAGAAACAGCGGCTGTTGAAATCGCATACTTCTTCTCCGGTCTGGAGCTGGTTGGCTAA
- a CDS encoding winged helix-turn-helix transcriptional regulator: MEISEKRPDPVVHCQSLVGGKWKLLILYVIKSGSNRFGAMQREIPGITKQMLTQQLRELEADGLLDRKIFAEIPPRVEYTMTKRGRSLLPIVDAMKTWGEWDLAADDNDKDRYQLAMNF, encoded by the coding sequence ATGGAAATATCTGAAAAACGACCTGATCCAGTTGTACATTGCCAGTCCCTAGTTGGTGGCAAATGGAAACTCCTGATCCTCTACGTCATCAAATCCGGCAGCAATCGCTTTGGCGCGATGCAAAGAGAGATCCCTGGCATCACAAAACAGATGCTGACACAGCAACTGCGGGAACTTGAGGCTGATGGGCTTCTGGATCGTAAGATATTCGCAGAGATCCCACCACGCGTTGAATACACCATGACCAAGCGTGGTCGTTCGCTTCTTCCGATCGTAGATGCGATGAAAACTTGGGGGGAATGGGATCTTGCGGCGGATGATAACGACAAAGACCGCTATCAATTGGCAATGAATTTCTAA
- a CDS encoding ABC-F family ATP-binding cassette domain-containing protein gives MLRIQDISYKVEGRSLFEDASATIPTGHKVGLIGRNGAGKTTLFRLIRGELALEGGTISLPARAKIGGVSQEVPSNEVSLINTVLAADTERASLLAESETATDPERIAEIQTRLTDIDAWSAEARASSILKGLGFDDADQLKPCSAYSGGWRMRVALAAVLFSEPDYLLLDEPTNYLDLEGALWLENYLVKYPHTVLIISHDRELLNRSVNGILHLDERRLTYYTGVYDQFVDQRNAQRAVQAAAAKKQDAQRAHLQAFVDRFKAKASKAKQAQSRVKMLEKMKPITAPEDAARVVFTFPQPDELSPPIISTEGASVGYGDTVVLKNLDLRIDQDDRIALLGKNGQGKSTLAKLLSGRLEKMGGKYAKSNKLKIGFFAQHQVDELYVDETPIQHLMRERGHEGQARIRARLAGFGLGAAQADTEVGRLSGGQKARLSLLLATLDAPQLLILDEPTNHLDIESREALVEALTAYKGAVILVSHDMHLLSLVADRLWLVNDGTVKPYEEDLAAYRKLLLAADKPANSKNKPAKPPAKKATRDVILALRAEVRKCEARIEKLTEMSDKLSKKLADQSLYEDGRLDEMEVWQKKYGEVMEAQDRAEELWMTALEKLEKAES, from the coding sequence ATGTTACGTATTCAGGATATCTCCTACAAAGTCGAAGGCCGTTCTTTGTTTGAAGACGCGTCAGCGACGATTCCGACGGGCCATAAGGTCGGTCTGATTGGCCGCAATGGTGCAGGCAAAACCACGCTGTTTCGTCTGATCCGCGGTGAATTAGCGCTAGAAGGCGGTACGATCTCCCTGCCAGCACGAGCGAAGATCGGCGGTGTGTCGCAAGAGGTTCCAAGCAACGAAGTATCTTTGATAAATACGGTTTTGGCGGCTGACACGGAACGCGCTTCTTTGTTGGCAGAGTCCGAAACAGCCACCGATCCGGAGCGTATCGCTGAGATTCAGACGCGCCTGACAGACATCGACGCCTGGAGTGCCGAAGCGCGCGCCAGTTCGATCCTTAAAGGTCTTGGGTTTGATGACGCAGATCAGCTTAAGCCATGCTCTGCCTATTCTGGCGGTTGGCGCATGCGCGTTGCATTGGCTGCTGTTCTGTTTTCAGAGCCAGATTACCTACTGCTCGACGAGCCGACCAACTATCTGGACCTTGAAGGGGCGCTTTGGCTGGAAAACTATCTGGTCAAATACCCGCACACGGTTCTGATCATTTCCCACGACCGGGAACTTCTGAACCGCTCGGTGAACGGTATCCTGCATCTGGATGAGCGTCGTCTGACCTACTACACTGGCGTTTACGATCAATTCGTGGATCAAAGGAACGCACAGCGGGCCGTTCAGGCCGCGGCGGCTAAAAAGCAAGACGCGCAGCGTGCGCATTTGCAGGCCTTTGTTGATCGTTTTAAAGCCAAAGCCAGCAAGGCAAAACAGGCGCAGAGCCGTGTGAAAATGCTGGAAAAAATGAAGCCCATTACAGCGCCGGAAGATGCGGCACGTGTGGTTTTCACCTTTCCCCAACCAGACGAGCTGTCGCCGCCAATTATCTCTACTGAAGGCGCCTCCGTCGGCTATGGCGACACTGTCGTTCTGAAGAACCTTGATCTGCGTATCGATCAGGATGATCGCATCGCTTTGCTGGGTAAAAACGGTCAGGGTAAATCCACACTGGCGAAATTGCTGTCCGGCCGCTTGGAAAAAATGGGTGGCAAATACGCCAAGTCCAACAAGCTTAAGATCGGATTCTTTGCGCAGCATCAGGTAGATGAGCTTTATGTTGATGAAACACCCATCCAACACCTGATGCGCGAGCGCGGTCATGAAGGACAGGCGCGCATTCGGGCGCGTCTCGCTGGTTTTGGTCTTGGAGCCGCCCAAGCGGACACGGAAGTTGGGCGTCTCTCTGGTGGGCAAAAGGCACGTCTGTCGCTGTTGCTGGCCACATTGGATGCACCGCAACTGCTGATCCTCGACGAACCGACAAACCATTTGGACATCGAAAGCCGGGAAGCTTTGGTGGAAGCGCTAACTGCCTACAAGGGTGCTGTCATTCTGGTCAGTCACGATATGCACCTTTTGTCTTTGGTCGCAGATCGTCTGTGGCTGGTGAACGACGGGACGGTCAAACCCTATGAGGAAGACCTTGCAGCCTATCGCAAGTTGCTTTTGGCCGCTGACAAGCCTGCCAATTCCAAGAATAAGCCCGCGAAACCGCCGGCTAAAAAAGCCACTCGTGACGTGATTTTGGCTCTGCGTGCCGAGGTTCGAAAATGCGAAGCGCGCATTGAAAAGCTGACTGAGATGAGTGATAAACTCTCTAAGAAACTCGCGGACCAGTCGCTCTATGAGGATGGTCGATTGGACGAGATGGAAGTCTGGCAAAAGAAGTATGGCGAAGTCATGGAAGCACAGGATCGTGCCGAAGAGCTTTGGATGACTGCGCTGGAAAAGCTTGAAAAAGCTGAGAGTTAA
- a CDS encoding MarC family protein: protein MDTAFLITSFATLFVIIDPIGLLPIFIALTPGMSAAQRRAIAFRASIVAFMILALFAFFGEAVLGFIGISMPAFRIAGGALLFLTALDMLFERRTKRREDQAHENEEYDSSSDPSVFPLAIPLIAGPGSIATVILLAGQTPGIQGTFLVLGVALAVIISAILLFLAGGILERALGKVGITVVTRLLGMLLAALSIQFILDGLKAFGFAS, encoded by the coding sequence ATGGATACCGCGTTTTTGATCACGTCCTTCGCGACGCTCTTTGTGATTATTGACCCGATTGGATTGCTACCAATCTTCATCGCTTTGACACCAGGCATGTCAGCGGCGCAACGGCGTGCGATTGCCTTTCGGGCAAGCATTGTTGCCTTCATGATCCTTGCGCTCTTTGCGTTTTTTGGCGAGGCCGTGCTTGGATTTATCGGCATTTCAATGCCCGCTTTCCGCATAGCGGGGGGCGCGCTTTTGTTTTTGACCGCGTTAGACATGCTATTTGAACGCCGCACCAAGCGGCGCGAAGATCAGGCGCATGAAAATGAGGAATACGACAGTTCCAGCGATCCATCTGTCTTTCCTCTGGCAATCCCGTTAATTGCCGGCCCGGGTTCGATCGCGACCGTCATTCTACTTGCGGGGCAAACCCCTGGCATTCAAGGTACTTTTCTGGTTTTGGGTGTCGCACTTGCAGTGATTATTTCAGCGATTTTGCTGTTCCTTGCTGGTGGCATTTTGGAACGAGCGCTCGGAAAAGTGGGCATCACCGTTGTCACGCGCTTGCTCGGTATGTTGTTGGCTGCGCTTTCCATCCAGTTCATTCTCGACGGGCTGAAAGCCTTTGGTTTCGCCTCGTAA
- a CDS encoding retropepsin-like aspartic protease family protein, translating into MDHFSVGHLIYLVVLTAMVLFWFFSDARQSLGKSLQHAVAWGLIFLGVIAAVSMWDGIKAALVGEPQRIVYADTPAIEIPLRSDGHYYLTAELNGSLIDFVVDTGATSIVLNQSDAKRAGIDPADLRFNGRARTANGTVATATVVIDDFAVGPFRDKNVVAQVNQGELDVSLLGMTYLSKYGEIVISGGKMILSR; encoded by the coding sequence ATGGATCACTTCTCAGTCGGACATTTAATTTACCTGGTGGTTTTGACTGCCATGGTGCTGTTTTGGTTCTTCTCTGATGCCCGACAATCGCTCGGAAAATCCCTGCAGCACGCAGTGGCATGGGGGTTAATTTTCCTAGGTGTGATTGCTGCGGTGTCGATGTGGGATGGAATCAAGGCAGCTCTTGTCGGTGAGCCTCAGCGCATCGTCTATGCCGATACGCCCGCAATCGAGATCCCCCTTCGGTCCGATGGTCATTACTACCTGACTGCTGAGTTGAACGGATCATTGATTGATTTCGTTGTCGACACCGGGGCGACTTCGATAGTTCTAAATCAGTCAGATGCGAAACGTGCTGGGATCGACCCAGCCGATCTTCGGTTCAATGGTCGTGCGCGGACTGCAAATGGTACAGTCGCGACAGCGACCGTTGTGATCGATGACTTTGCTGTTGGCCCGTTTCGCGATAAGAATGTTGTCGCACAGGTCAACCAAGGGGAGCTCGACGTTTCACTTTTAGGGATGACCTACTTGTCGAAATATGGGGAAATCGTCATCTCGGGCGGCAAGATGATCCTATCGAGATAG
- a CDS encoding DNA polymerase III subunit chi, whose amino-acid sequence MGAAYFYHLTQSPLEVALPMLLAKARGAGWRVIVRGKDASRMDWLDQKLWLGREEDFLPHGQASGSHDALQPILLSTDATNANNAACVMTVDGAEVSAEDVQSYERTCVLFDGLDEEAVARARSQWKALTDAGCSAQYWSEESGRWEKKAEKTAG is encoded by the coding sequence ATGGGTGCCGCGTATTTTTACCACCTGACACAAAGCCCGCTTGAGGTTGCCCTTCCGATGTTACTTGCAAAAGCACGCGGTGCGGGTTGGCGGGTGATTGTGCGTGGCAAAGACGCATCACGAATGGATTGGCTTGATCAGAAACTCTGGTTGGGGCGGGAAGAGGACTTTCTGCCCCATGGCCAGGCCAGCGGCTCACATGATGCGCTTCAGCCGATCTTGCTGTCGACGGATGCCACAAATGCCAATAACGCCGCCTGCGTCATGACAGTCGATGGGGCTGAAGTCAGCGCCGAGGACGTGCAATCCTACGAACGCACCTGTGTGCTTTTTGATGGTCTGGATGAAGAAGCCGTCGCCCGTGCACGAAGCCAGTGGAAAGCACTGACAGATGCGGGTTGTTCAGCTCAATACTGGTCAGAAGAAAGCGGCCGGTGGGAGAAGAAAGCTGAAAAGACAGCTGGTTAA
- a CDS encoding leucyl aminopeptidase gives MVKPVTFTFEDVNIDEISTFAGRVAILVTPDGRMDNAARRVNRLTKGAVARLSEDELKAGDARVLAYPVGMAANAVDVICLDKRATQEEARAAGVALAKKRGKDNVLVCLGNHNKAEQIVLGLALRDYGFDAHKTAEAADDARAVTVMVTKPDEVKEKAAPLLAIAEGAFFTRDLVNEPANVLTTEDFANRLVAMSDLGLEVEVLEEDKLAELGMGALLSVGQGSVSPSKVVVMKWMGGEDGTAPLALVGKGVVFDTGGISLKPAGGMEDMTMDMGGAGVVAGTMRSLALRKAKANVVGLVGLVENMPSGNATRPGDVVTSMKGDTIEVINTDAEGRLVLCDVMHYAQETFKPSAMIDLATLTGAIIIGLGHENAGVFSNDDGFAKAFLKAAGNEGEGAWQMPLGKAYADLLKSRIADVKNVGGRAAGSITAAEFLHRFVQDETPWIHLDIAGVASTKTDTTYAPKGASGWGVLALNRLVSDRFEIKD, from the coding sequence TTGGTTAAACCGGTTACTTTCACTTTCGAAGACGTCAATATCGATGAAATCTCAACATTTGCTGGCCGAGTGGCCATTCTGGTTACACCAGATGGGCGCATGGATAACGCAGCGCGACGCGTCAATAGGTTGACTAAGGGCGCTGTTGCTCGCCTATCGGAAGATGAGCTTAAAGCCGGAGATGCGCGCGTTCTTGCCTATCCCGTCGGTATGGCGGCGAATGCAGTCGATGTAATCTGCCTGGATAAACGCGCCACTCAGGAAGAGGCCCGTGCTGCAGGCGTTGCTCTTGCGAAAAAACGCGGCAAAGACAATGTCTTGGTTTGTCTTGGCAACCACAACAAAGCCGAACAAATCGTCCTTGGTCTGGCGCTCAGGGACTATGGTTTTGACGCTCATAAAACCGCAGAAGCTGCGGACGACGCGCGCGCTGTGACGGTCATGGTGACCAAACCTGACGAAGTGAAAGAGAAAGCAGCACCGCTTTTGGCGATCGCTGAGGGCGCATTCTTTACACGTGATCTGGTGAATGAACCTGCAAACGTTTTGACAACAGAGGATTTTGCGAACCGCCTTGTTGCGATGAGCGATCTGGGTCTGGAAGTTGAAGTGCTTGAAGAGGACAAGCTTGCAGAACTCGGTATGGGTGCGCTGCTCTCAGTGGGGCAAGGCAGCGTCAGCCCGTCCAAAGTTGTCGTGATGAAATGGATGGGTGGTGAAGATGGAACTGCGCCACTGGCACTGGTCGGCAAAGGCGTGGTCTTTGATACCGGTGGTATTTCCCTGAAGCCAGCTGGTGGCATGGAAGACATGACCATGGATATGGGCGGCGCAGGCGTTGTTGCCGGCACTATGCGGTCGTTGGCGTTACGCAAGGCGAAAGCCAATGTCGTTGGCCTCGTTGGTTTGGTGGAGAACATGCCTTCTGGCAATGCGACCCGTCCGGGCGATGTTGTGACATCCATGAAGGGTGACACCATCGAAGTGATCAACACTGATGCAGAAGGCCGCTTGGTGCTTTGTGACGTGATGCACTATGCACAAGAAACTTTCAAACCTTCGGCCATGATCGACCTCGCGACACTCACGGGTGCCATCATTATCGGATTGGGTCATGAGAATGCGGGTGTTTTCTCGAATGACGATGGCTTTGCAAAAGCCTTCCTGAAAGCGGCTGGCAATGAAGGCGAGGGCGCTTGGCAGATGCCTCTGGGCAAAGCCTATGCTGATCTGCTGAAGTCTCGCATTGCAGACGTGAAGAACGTGGGTGGTCGCGCAGCGGGATCCATCACTGCAGCAGAGTTCCTGCACCGCTTTGTTCAGGATGAAACCCCTTGGATTCACTTGGATATCGCCGGTGTCGCTAGCACCAAGACAGACACCACCTATGCGCCTAAAGGGGCATCTGGATGGGGTGTTCTGGCTCTGAACCGTCTGGTTTCAGACCGCTTTGAAATCAAAGACTGA
- the lptF gene encoding LPS export ABC transporter permease LptF: MSRFDRYMLSQLMMLFGFFALVLVSVYWVNRAVILFDRLIADGQPISTFIEFTVLSLPAVIKLVLPIASFAAATYVTNRLSSESELVVMQSTGFSPWRLARPVMTFGVLVGFMMAALSLFLTPLSLTQLDQREREVAENATARLLTEGTFLQPTAGVVFYIRDISSDGVLHDVFLSDQSDPEQNVTYTANEAYLVKADTGPKLIMVNGLAQIVTKSDQRLFTTNFADFTYDISDLLGSTSNTRKSLERTATFDLIIRPAEVSTLLSLPEGWIVAELHSRIVQIITCVVVSLIGFSTLIVGGFSRFGVWQNIVYAFAILITLEALKNGVTDPVRRDADMWPLMYAPSLVGGLLIVAMLYSRTRSGRARRAVTT; the protein is encoded by the coding sequence TTGAGCAGATTCGACCGCTATATGCTGTCGCAACTAATGATGCTGTTTGGCTTCTTTGCGCTGGTGCTGGTCTCCGTCTACTGGGTGAACCGGGCGGTGATCCTGTTCGACCGGTTGATTGCCGATGGCCAACCGATTTCAACCTTCATCGAATTCACCGTGCTCAGCCTGCCTGCAGTGATTAAATTGGTTCTCCCTATCGCGAGTTTCGCTGCTGCAACCTACGTGACCAACAGACTGAGCAGCGAGAGCGAGCTGGTCGTGATGCAGTCCACGGGTTTCAGCCCATGGCGATTAGCGCGCCCTGTGATGACCTTTGGTGTGTTGGTCGGATTTATGATGGCGGCGCTTTCGCTCTTCCTGACGCCCCTGAGCCTCACCCAATTGGATCAACGCGAACGCGAAGTCGCTGAGAATGCAACCGCTCGGCTATTGACGGAGGGGACGTTCCTTCAACCGACCGCAGGTGTGGTTTTCTATATTCGCGATATCTCCTCTGACGGGGTTTTACATGATGTGTTCTTGTCTGATCAAAGCGATCCGGAACAGAATGTGACCTATACGGCGAACGAAGCCTATCTTGTGAAGGCAGACACAGGTCCTAAGCTCATCATGGTGAATGGCCTCGCCCAGATCGTCACAAAGAGCGATCAGCGCCTTTTCACCACCAATTTCGCCGATTTCACCTATGACATCAGTGATTTACTTGGCAGCACGAGCAACACACGTAAATCCTTGGAGCGCACTGCGACCTTTGATTTGATCATAAGACCTGCGGAAGTCTCGACGCTCCTCAGCCTGCCAGAGGGTTGGATTGTTGCTGAACTCCATAGCCGGATCGTGCAGATCATCACCTGTGTTGTGGTTTCCCTGATCGGTTTTTCTACGTTGATCGTCGGAGGTTTTAGCCGTTTTGGTGTTTGGCAGAATATCGTCTACGCCTTTGCGATTTTGATCACACTCGAAGCCCTGAAAAACGGCGTAACAGATCCGGTTAGACGGGACGCCGATATGTGGCCGCTCATGTATGCACCCTCACTAGTCGGTGGTCTTTTGATTGTCGCTATGCTTTACAGCCGAACCCGATCAGGACGTGCTAGAAGGGCGGTGACCACGTGA
- the lptG gene encoding LPS export ABC transporter permease LptG, with protein sequence MTLYFYFARKFLFFFIALSGVFAALLLLFDLVEHLRGFDASEVGFIGIFQLMLLNMPQEFYQILPLIMILSSLALFLNLSRSSELVVARASGRSALTSLMSPIVVALLIGMIGVTTFNPIVAATAKRYDDLSASIKRGGSNALTFSREGIWLRQGGETGQTVIFAVGANHDATTLRQATFVTYDGSGPVRRIEADQAQLQLGSWQLKDAKIWPLERGSNAESLAEVKADFTLPTSLTAEQIRDGFGKPRTVSVWELPRLISQLEEAGFSARRHKMWLHMEMAQPIFLIAMVMVSAAFTMRHTRMGRTGVASLLATMSGFGLYYIRNFAQILGENGQIPIELAAWTPPIASVFLAMGLLLHMEDG encoded by the coding sequence GTGACATTGTATTTCTACTTTGCACGAAAATTTCTTTTCTTTTTCATTGCGCTATCAGGTGTATTTGCAGCACTTTTGTTGCTGTTTGATCTCGTGGAACATCTGCGAGGATTTGATGCCTCAGAAGTCGGTTTCATTGGTATCTTCCAACTGATGCTGCTGAACATGCCGCAAGAGTTTTATCAGATCCTACCGCTGATCATGATCCTCAGCTCCCTTGCGCTTTTTCTAAACCTTTCTCGAAGCAGTGAATTGGTCGTCGCGAGAGCAAGTGGCAGGTCTGCCCTAACCTCTTTGATGTCTCCGATTGTTGTGGCCTTGTTGATCGGGATGATTGGGGTGACCACCTTTAACCCGATCGTCGCTGCAACGGCGAAGCGTTATGATGATCTTTCCGCCAGCATCAAACGGGGTGGTAGCAATGCGCTGACGTTCTCCCGTGAAGGTATTTGGTTGCGCCAAGGTGGCGAGACCGGTCAAACCGTGATTTTCGCAGTCGGTGCGAACCATGACGCAACGACATTGCGACAAGCAACTTTTGTAACCTATGATGGTTCAGGCCCAGTTCGTCGAATTGAAGCGGATCAGGCGCAACTTCAACTCGGATCCTGGCAGTTGAAGGATGCGAAAATCTGGCCCCTTGAACGCGGAAGCAACGCGGAATCTCTTGCCGAGGTCAAAGCGGACTTTACGCTTCCCACCAGCTTGACAGCGGAACAAATTCGAGACGGATTTGGCAAACCACGCACAGTGTCAGTTTGGGAGTTGCCTCGCCTAATTTCACAGCTAGAAGAAGCAGGTTTTTCCGCTCGGCGTCATAAAATGTGGCTCCATATGGAGATGGCGCAGCCGATTTTCCTGATTGCTATGGTGATGGTTTCTGCCGCCTTTACCATGCGCCATACACGTATGGGTCGCACTGGTGTCGCCTCTCTTTTAGCGACAATGTCCGGCTTCGGCCTATACTACATTCGGAATTTCGCCCAAATTCTCGGTGAAAATGGCCAAATCCCAATTGAACTTGCCGCTTGGACTCCGCCGATCGCCAGCGTATTTCTTGCGATGGGCCTCTTATTACATATGGAAGACGGATGA